The Monodelphis domestica isolate mMonDom1 chromosome 5, mMonDom1.pri, whole genome shotgun sequence DNA segment TCTCCTGCTCCCACGAAGGCCACGAGGAAACGCCTCTCCCAGGGGAGCTGGCACAGGCTCCATCGGGTCCtccggcgggggggggggggggaggggggcaatcAGGGCAGAGTCAGCTTCGGGAACCCCCGCCAGAGCCAGCAAAGCAGCCACCGAGGGGCTGCCTCTCCCACACGGACTCTGAGGGTGGGGGAGGAACTGGGCACTAAAGGCCTGCTGCGCCATTTCTACCTGCTGGCTGCAGCTGGGGCCGGGAGAAGCCCCCTAAGCCAGCCCCTCCCCGCGGCCAGAGGGAAGGTGGGGGCTTCCTAGGGCCGGCCAGGCTCGCGGCATATTAGCTGATGGGGAGCTGGGAGGGGGGATGGGCGGAGAGCACGGATTAGCCGGCGCTGGCTGCCAGGTCCCGGAGGCAGCGCGGCAAGCCCGCGGTCTCTCCCCCCAGACCCCTCACGGAGAAAGGTTCAAGCGGCTGCATCCGGGCTGGGGAGCAGAGGTGCAGCCGTGCCCCTGGCTGGCGCCCGTCTGTCTGGGCGTGCTTTGGGTGCCAGAGCCGGGAAACGGGCTGAAGCCCCCGGGCAGGTCAGTGAGCGgcgcccccctcccctcccccccagcctcTCGGGTTTCCATATTCTCCTGCGCAGAGGGAGGCTCAATTCCGCCAGCTCTTGTTGTTTGTGTCCAGATTCCCAGGCGGGAGGGCGGCAAGGGCTAGGCCAACGGGGGTAGGTGACTCAGCCAAGGTCACCCAGTTCGGAGGTGTCTGATGCGGGGTCCGCggctccacctagctgccacgAGAGTGGCTGGGCACTGAAGCCTGAGGTAGGTCGGTTGGCCCGCCCCCCGCCATGCGGGAGCCTCGGCTCGCAGCCCCAGTCCCGGGTTTTTCAGCTCGGTCTTCCGTTCCCGGATCCGCCCCGTAATTTCCACCAGGCCAGAGGGCCGCCCGTAGGCGGGCGCTAGGACCCCGGCCTCTCGCGCCGCCGCGCCCTCTCGTGGGGGCGGGGCTGGGGAGCGGGGGCGGAGAGCGCAGGTCTCTGGGCCGCAGTCGGGGTGGTGCTTGCGCCCGGGCTCCTCGCCTCCCCTCCGGCTGCCGGAGTCCCCAGGCTGCCGCTCTTCGATGCGCGGCCGGGTGCGGCGGCGGCGTGTCGACGCTAGAACTTGGCTCGGTAATGGGCCCGGCGCGGGGCGCGGGGGAGGGGGGATGTCTTCGCGGCCGTTTTTGTTCTCGGCCTGGCGGGAGAGCGGGATCGGCGGCGTCCGGAAGGGAGCGGGCGCTGCGGGGGGTGGAAGAGGCCCCTCGAGCGCGGCGCTCCGGGAAGCTCCGGCGATGGCCTGGCCCTGGGCCTGCGCAGCCGCGGGCCCGCCCGGTTCCAAGCCCGGGAGCAGCTGTCCCGGGGATCCCGTGAGGGGCTACGCCGGCCGCTGGGGGCCGGAGGAGACGGGCTGCTGGGCACTTCTGGGCGCCGCGCAACCCTGGCCCTCGGGCGCTACTCCCGTGCTCGCCGGGAGAGGGAGTCGCGATCCTCCTCCCGGGGAGCGGGCCCGATGGGCACGGTAGGCAGTCAGCCGCGGCCGCTCGGCCCCTGCTCCGGTAGCTTTTTGCCTGCTTCAGCCGGTGCGGGCGCGGccgggcggggggagggggagggcagtAGAGCAGGCAGGGGAGCCTGGCTCGGTGCCCGCCGGCTGGCAGCTTTCTGCAGGGTCTCCGCCACCTGGGACTCCGCGCTCCGGGCCTGGCCAGGGTTCCCGGGGCTCTGGTGTGGGTCCAGCAGGACCGCGGAGCTCCTGCCCCAGGGAGCGAGACCAGCTCCGAGCTGTTTGCTGGCCCCGCTTGCAAGGAGACACACGTGGAATGCGTGCCGCAACGACCCTTGTGGCTTGGG contains these protein-coding regions:
- the RESF1 gene encoding retroelement silencing factor 1 isoform X2, which gives rise to MGGEHGLAGAGCQVPEAARQARGLSPQTPHGERFKRLHPGWGAEVQPCPWLAPVCLGVLWVPEPGNGLKPPGSFGRTHPVLSVVLLPLGGLGLEPMKSIPEQLLEPCPTLALALGDY